In a genomic window of Oreochromis aureus strain Israel breed Guangdong linkage group 13, ZZ_aureus, whole genome shotgun sequence:
- the ftr14l gene encoding tripartite motif-containing protein 16, with protein sequence MSHSGSLDLDRYTSLDKSRRPNSRSQARTLARSGDVLCDFCTTKKQKAEKSCLVCLASYCETHVQSHYDYPTLMKHKLVKATGQMREKLCAQHDKLLEAFCRTDETSVCVLCMMDEHKHHDIVPAGTERTEKQKQLSVTLHKSQQRIDQRVKKWQDLRQAVESLKHSAQTVLEENERIFTELLLSIERKYNEVKEMIRTHERTTVTQAEILLDRLEEEITLLKKKHNDLEKLSHTDDHIHFLQSWQSLSGPSGYEDLNKITVAPYYSFDATKRAISALKLQVEEVSKVEISKISGAVKEVHITEENEERKSRRESLLREEPKIRDEPRTRDDFLRYAGQLILDVNTVHPNLHLSEGNRAATMKNEPKNYPDHPDRFDHWQQVLCRDSVIGSRCYWEVDWKGTEIDVAVTYRGIRRKGNANECSLGWNDKSWSLYCSDSKFSFVHNNKSTDLTAPVSSRIGVYLDHAAGTLAFYSVSDGMRLLHKIQTTFKEPLYPAFSVWGFGTTIRL encoded by the exons ATGTCACACAGCGGGAGCCTGGATTTGGACAGATACACCAGCTTGGATAAATCTCGTCGACCCAACAGTCGAAGCCAAGCCAGGACCCTGGCCAGGAGCGGGGACGTCCTGTGCGACTTCTGCACAACAAAGAAGCAGAAGGCTGAGAAGTCCTGCTTGGTGTGCCTGGCATCCTACTGCGAGACTCACGTCCAGTCTCACTACGACTACCCTACCCTGATGAAGCACAAGCTGGTCAAAGCTACGGGTCAGATGAGAGAGAAGCTCTGCGCACAGCATGACAAGCTGCTGGAGGCTTTCTGTCGCACTGATGAGACATCGGTGTGTGTTTTGTGCATGATGGATGAACACAAACACCATGACATCGTCCCGGCTGGCACTGAGAGGACTGAGAAACAA AAACAACTTAGTGTTACGCTGCACAAATCTCAACAAAGGATTGATCAGAGGGTTAAAAAGTGGCAAGACCTCCGACAGGCTGTCGAATCACTTAAA CATTCTGCTCAAACAGTCTTAGAGGAAAATGAGCGTATCTTCACGGAGCTTCTGCTTTCCATCGAGAGAAAGTACAACGAAGTCAAGGAAATGATCCGCACCCACGAAAGGACCACCGTGACCCAGGCCGAAATACTGCTGGATCGTTTAGAAGAGGAGATTACTCTGCTGAAGAAGAAGCACAATGACCTGGAGAAGCTTTCACACACTGATGATCACATACATTTCCTACAG agtTGGCAGTCCCTGTCAGGCCCCTCGGGATATGAAGATCTCAACAAAATCACCGTCGCACCCTATTACTCCTTTGATGCTACCAAGAGAGCCATCTCTGCACTGAAATTACAAGTGGAAGAAGTCAGCAAAGTTGAAATTAGCAAAATCTCAGGAGCAG TGAAGGAAGTGCACATCacagaagaaaatgaagaacGAAAATCAAGAAGAGAATCCTTACTGAGGGAGGAACCAAAGATAAGAGATGAACCAAGAACAAGAGATGATTTCTTGAGAT atgctGGTCAGCTGATTCTGGATGTCAACACTGTCCACCCCAACCTTCACTTGTCTGAGGGTAACAGAGCTGCCACAATGAAGAATGAACCCAAGAACTACCCTGACCACCCTGACCgatttgaccactggcagcag GTGTTGTGCAGGGATAGTGTGATTGGGAGtcgttgttactgggaggtggactGGAAGGGAACAGAGATAGATGTGGCTGTTACCTACAGAGGAATCCGTCGTAAAGGGAATGCCAACGAATGCAGCTTGGGCTGGAACGACAagtcctggagtctgtactGCTCTGACTCCAAATTCTCTTTTgtgcacaacaacaaaagcacaGACCTCACAGCTCCGGTATCTTCTCGTATTGGCGTTTACCTGGACCATGCAGCAGGAACACTGGCGttttacagtgtctctgatgGCATGCGTCTTTTGCACAAGATCCAGACCACATTTAAAGAGCCACTCTACCCTGCATTCAGCGTGTGGGGCTTTGGTACGACTATAAGACTGTAA